AATACAAAGCATTCAGGTCTTTTACATTGATATGTAACATATTGGCAAGTTCATCTTTTGTGTATCCCAATTCATTGATATGCAACTCAAGCATTTCCTTAAACAAAGTCGCTTTTTCTGGTGACACATTAAATTCTGCAGGTTCTTTTGTCTTATAACCTAAAGATGCCATTTGTTGCCACAAATATCTATATTGATTATCGGTCACTTGTGCCAATTCTTTTGATTTGTACAAAAGTGCACCCATAGATATTTTCCAATACCTTTTCATATTACCCAAATTCTCAAGACTAATTGTTTCAAGATCTTGTAAAAATTCGGAAGCAGGTACAAGTAATTCAGAAGCAAATTGCATGGCTTCTTTTTCTACATCACGGACTTGGGCTTTTGCTGGCCAATATGCATAACCAAATGACCCAATTCGTGTGCTAAAGTTAAACGTTGCCTATCTCCTGGCATTTTGTTGTTGATATATATGATTGGGTGTCTATCTTTAGAAATTAAACTTAGACCATCCATTTTTTCAGAACCAAAATCAAATGGAACAACAACTATCCCATTATCTTCAATAATCTTGGTTAGATTCTCTATTCTGCCTTTTGGAATTCTCCATTTTTGTCTTACCCATTTTGCTGCTGCTTTAGGTGCACCATGGACATCAACATCCCATAGTGGTAGATTAAGTTCTGGAAGCTCTACACTTGTCATTAGATTTTCTAAATTCATCCTAACGAGATTCATGCTGCCCTCTGCCTTTAGTAAATCTCTTTTTTTGATTACTATTCTTTTTCGATAATAGGATAAATTCGGTTCAAAAATATTATTTGTTTGTTCAAAAAATGACATCGGAAATTCGAGGACATTACAAATATTTGTAAAAATTTCTTCTGATGGTTTGTTTAAACCTTTTTCAATTTTTGACAACATACCCTGTGTCAATTGAATAAGATCAGCCAATTCACTTTGAGAAATACCCCTTATCTCTCTCGCCAACACAATCATTTCTGGATTTATGGATTTCATTGACTTTATATTTTATTTACTTAGTTCCTGTCTTTTTAATTTGATTATCTTTAACTTTTACTCTTTTTTGGATGGTCACTTCTTCTTCTGATCTGGATGGATTGAAATTGATAATATTCTGTTCTATGGACCCATTTAAGCCTATTTGCCACTCTAAATTATCACCAAGTTTACAAAAAATACAAATATTTTTAAGACTAGTCCAAGTTGAATCAGGCAAATATCCGGCATATAATAAAGTAGCAGCATCTGGAATCCCAGGAATTTCTATTTGATTTTTTATAGTCAGAAGTCTGTTTTGTTAAAATATTAGATGTACTATAGTCTTTATTTATCTTTTTAAATCTGATAAAGATGTTATCCTTTATTTGAATACCAAAAACTCCATTAAAATTACCACTTCTAACTTCTGAATCTCCTTCAAACATTTTTTAATTCGAGCCCTTATAAGTCCATGAATAATATTAGCCTTCTCTTTCTTGTTAAATGCGACATAATTTCCATTACTATGGTGAAAATTAATAGTGGCTAAATGGTCGTTAAACCCACTTTCAATAGCCTCTTGAATTTTTAAAAGATAAGGTTCTAAAATTATTTCCGCTTGTTGTTTTGATAATAAATGCTTCATGTAATAAAAATTAATACTGCAAAGGTAATGGATAACTTTAAATAAACTGCAAAATCGTATAAAAATATTCATATAATTGTATTAAATTTATTCATAAAATTATAAATCATTGTAATACAATAATATACAATTAATAGATTTTATTGTAATTTTATAAATTTAGGAATAAATATTACTTAAAATGCAGATAACTTTTTATCCCCCATCCTCCGGCACACCTTCTTCACTCCGTCATTCAGTCACTTCCATTTTACTTCGCTACCTGCGTCCGCTACGTTCCATTATCGCTCCTTCCATTCATTCGTTCATCAGGATAGCCTCCGGATTCCCGCAGCATACGTATCTCCGTCACTTCATTTCACCTCAGGCTATACGAATTTCGTTTCGCAGGCAGCATTAACGCATATCACAAATCCTGTACTTCGGCTAATGCTACCTTTGCTCAATCAAAAACCCTTTGTTCGTTTCATTTCGTTCCTCCTATACCCATGCTTTTCAGCTCTGCTCTTTTGCCTGCCCACAATGCTATGCTTCATATACTGCGGCTACGCCTGACTTATTTGTCGGGTGCTTGCTCCATTGCATTCCGCTGCGTTCACCCTTTTGCAGGTAAAGCGGCATACTGTCTCAGCCATAGACCATCCTGGCTCTGCCACTGACTTTGCTCATATCGTACAGCTGTACAGAGTGTGCCTAACTTTTATCCCACCCAAATACACACAGTCCAGCTGTCCGCTATCTCCGGCTCAACACTTCAGTGGCAGAGACGCAGTTACAAGTATAAGCCATATAGCGCGGTGCCGTAGCTTGGAGCTACTATATGCCACATATCTCCACCTTGCAGGTAGTATATAATGTCATATTTCTGGTCATTATGGCTCATATACTCTGTAGTACTGTGCTCCGGGATGGCGGCTATGGCTGGCAGTATTTCCGGTGCTTCCTGTGCCTGATACAGAGTGCCCATTCCGCCAGCTACATACGCACCCTGTATCATTCACCGCACCTCCTTTTATTTGTTTTGGGGGCAGCCATGCAGGGGCATCTGGTACGTACAGCCATGAATCGTTCCTCTCATTACTCCTGTACGCACCATCTGCCCCGCTGCCCCTGGTGAATTCTTACTTAAACCCGGATTATGCAATAGAACTTCGTCATGAGGGTTGAAAGTACAAGAAAATAAGTGATTTCGTGAGTGAATCATAGTCACTACTATGGTGAGTGAGGGAAATCAAGTTTACGCCTTATTTTGCAGTAATTTCAAGCCGGAATAGATTTTGTATTGCATAATCCGGGTTATAGTTTTACCACCTCTGGTGGTATGTTTTTAGTTGCATAGTCATTGCTGAAGGCTCTTTTACCTGAGAAAAATGTATTTAAGTAGTTGCTTAAATAAACAAATTGACTACCTTTGTGCTATGGACAACATTTCTTGTATTAGACAACAGGCGGACATTAAGCAAATCAACCGTTGCAAAGACCGAGTTTCAGAACTGAACGGTTCGTTTGACTATTTATCGAACGGACTTGAATTGGCGGGTAACAACGTAAGACTGAAAATCCTGTTCCTGCTTTACGAAGAGAAACAACTTTGTGTTTGCGACTTGAGTGATATTCTTGGTATGACCATTTCGGCAATTTCACAACATCTGCGAAAACTCAAAGACAGAAAACTCCTTGAAACGGAAAGGCAAGCACAAACCATTTTCTACTCATTGACCAAAGAGTATGAAAAAATGCTCAAACCGTTTTTCAAAATACTTCACGAAAACAAAATTTTAGAAACAATATGAAAACAGACAAAAAATTAATCGGTGCAGGACTTTTGACAGCATTTACTGCTTCACTTTGTTGCATCACACCAGTATTGGCTCTTGTTGCAGGGACAAGCGGACTTGCCTCTACTTTTTCGTGGCTCGAACCTGCAAGACCTTATT
The sequence above is drawn from the Saprospiraceae bacterium genome and encodes:
- a CDS encoding ImmA/IrrE family metallo-endopeptidase, coding for MKSINPEMIVLAREIRGISQSELADLIQLTQGMLSKIEKGLNKPSEEIFTNICNVLEFPMSFFEQTNNIFEPNLSYYRKRIVIKKRDLLKAEGSMNLVRMNLENLMTSVELPELNLPLWDVDVHGAPKAAAKWVRQKWRIPKGRIENLTKIIEDNGIVVVPFDFGSEKMDGLSLISKDRHPIIYINNKMPGDRQRLTLAHELGHLVMHIGQQKPKSVM
- a CDS encoding helix-turn-helix transcriptional regulator codes for the protein MDNISCIRQQADIKQINRCKDRVSELNGSFDYLSNGLELAGNNVRLKILFLLYEEKQLCVCDLSDILGMTISAISQHLRKLKDRKLLETERQAQTIFYSLTKEYEKMLKPFFKILHENKILETI